A genome region from bacterium includes the following:
- a CDS encoding type 1 glutamine amidotransferase, whose amino-acid sequence MKIHYIQHVPFEGPALVESWARDRGHSIKGTLLYRGDALPDLGSFDLLVILGGPMNIYEDSVYSWLTGEKRFLEKAVAGGKTALGICLGAQLLADVLGGKVYKNSEPEIGWFPVSLTEHGEQSPVFGGLPKRFTAFHWHGDTFTEPPGGRITVETDCCAHQAFEYKGRVFGLQFHLESTHESIRLLIENSDDYTRKGRYIQKPEEMLSQITYTCETERSLDVFLDAVIRRITPDFKQAL is encoded by the coding sequence ATGAAAATTCATTATATCCAGCATGTTCCGTTCGAGGGGCCGGCGCTGGTTGAATCGTGGGCGCGCGACAGGGGGCATTCCATCAAGGGGACTCTGCTCTATCGCGGCGATGCGCTGCCCGACCTCGGAAGCTTCGATCTGCTGGTCATTCTCGGCGGGCCGATGAATATTTACGAGGATTCCGTATACTCCTGGCTTACCGGGGAGAAACGTTTTCTTGAAAAAGCCGTTGCTGGCGGAAAAACGGCGCTCGGAATCTGTCTCGGAGCACAGTTGCTCGCAGATGTGCTTGGCGGGAAAGTGTACAAAAACAGCGAGCCCGAGATCGGCTGGTTTCCCGTATCGCTGACGGAGCACGGTGAACAATCCCCCGTTTTCGGCGGATTACCGAAGCGTTTTACCGCCTTTCACTGGCACGGCGATACGTTCACCGAACCTCCGGGAGGCAGAATCACCGTGGAAACGGACTGCTGCGCACATCAGGCGTTCGAGTATAAAGGCCGTGTTTTCGGGCTGCAGTTCCACCTCGAATCGACACACGAGAGTATTCGACTGTTGATAGAAAACAGCGATGATTACACCCGTAAGGGGCGTTATATCCAGAAGCCGGAAGAAATGCTGTCGCAAATCACGTACACCTGTGAGACGGAGCGCAGCCTCGATGTTTTTCTTGATGCGGTCATCCGAAGGATTACACCTGATTTTAAGCAAGCATTGTAA